One genomic window of Camelina sativa cultivar DH55 chromosome 5, Cs, whole genome shotgun sequence includes the following:
- the LOC104789497 gene encoding uncharacterized protein LOC104789497 codes for MNTHNSRNAKWKQRELVLLLLYAIAFYAYVVWRSLRLSHDHYFKLYGLAPGWLIPNRRNDVSDAQWRNFRGNLPILTELFPHSLPVSFTFSRLQQPISFLLRFLQGQNTFLTCFGHSTYFFSSAIAFMKDIRFPFSGNSLNSWTTLGAHLDGIYASILLFCA; via the exons ATGAACACTCACAATAGTCGAAACGCGAAATGGAAACAGAGAGAGCTCGTTCTTCTACTGTTATACGCCATCGCCTTCTATGCTTATGTAGTATGGAGATCGCTTCGTCTCTCTCACG atcATTACTTCAAGCTCTATGGTTTAGCTCCTGGCTGGCTCATTCCTAATCGACGTAAT GATGTTTCTGATGCTCAATGGAGAAATTTTCGTGGGAATTTGCCGATTCTAA CTGAGTTGTTTCCGCATTCACTTCCAGTGTCATTTACATTCTCTCGATTGCAACAGCCAATTTCCTTCTTGTTAAG GTTTTTGCAAGGACAAAATACTTTCCTTACATGCTTTGGACATTCAacatattttttctcttctgcAATCGCATTTATGAAGGATATTCGTTTTCCATTTTCGG GCAACAGTTTGAATTCCTGGACAACTTTAGGGGCACATTTAGATGGCATATATGCTTCAATTTTG TTGTTCTGCGCATGA